One Natrinema amylolyticum DNA window includes the following coding sequences:
- a CDS encoding MazG-like family protein, with protein MDEQRSVADFVDEHDLETPPEFRLLDLVSEVGELGKDANTSTDYGESPADLEIATDELGDALFALLALADALESDASAALEEAVEKYERRLDGDATPGSGE; from the coding sequence ATGGACGAACAACGATCCGTCGCCGACTTCGTCGACGAACACGACCTCGAGACCCCGCCCGAGTTCCGCCTCCTCGATCTCGTCTCGGAGGTGGGCGAACTCGGGAAGGACGCGAACACCTCGACCGACTACGGCGAGTCGCCGGCCGACCTCGAGATCGCGACCGACGAACTCGGCGACGCCCTGTTCGCGCTCCTGGCCCTCGCAGACGCACTCGAGAGCGACGCGAGCGCGGCGCTCGAGGAGGCCGTCGAGAAGTACGAGCGACGGCTGGACGGCGACGCGACGCCCGGTTCCGGCGAGTAG
- the phnE gene encoding phosphonate ABC transporter, permease protein PhnE — protein MSGETPSGRADDPSDVAGRLERIRQARRVRAIGATAVVLVVGFLFVQALNAVDFFTERYQWGFFVESLRDFFPVRLYGGWFPFLDVQQYWAFIAERNLIFDPASFQALVTDPIGFVFGGGLGIFSVFGEAGITLAIGFAGTILGFPLALLFGVLGSERVTPFPFNFLFRSTMSGIRSIPALVWALIYIPLVGLTPLAALLAVGTDTIGNLGRLFTDELEEIEDGPIEAMQTTGASRPQVIVFGMLSQVRTSFIAWTLYILEINVRVAVSLGIIGAGGLGEILDIQQGLFQFTNAMATLLCIFVLIISVELFSQRIRSRLRSDDETMGLRELILGLPQRIVESLAR, from the coding sequence ATGAGCGGCGAAACCCCGTCCGGACGGGCGGACGACCCGTCCGACGTCGCCGGTCGACTCGAGCGAATCCGACAAGCCCGCCGCGTCCGAGCGATCGGGGCCACGGCGGTCGTCCTCGTCGTCGGCTTCCTCTTCGTCCAGGCGCTCAACGCGGTCGACTTCTTCACCGAGCGCTACCAGTGGGGCTTCTTCGTCGAATCGCTCCGGGATTTCTTCCCGGTCAGGCTGTACGGCGGCTGGTTCCCGTTCCTCGACGTCCAGCAGTACTGGGCGTTCATCGCCGAACGGAACCTCATCTTCGATCCGGCGAGCTTCCAGGCCCTCGTCACCGATCCGATCGGGTTCGTCTTCGGGGGCGGCCTCGGGATCTTCTCGGTGTTCGGGGAGGCAGGGATCACGCTGGCGATCGGCTTCGCCGGGACGATCCTGGGCTTTCCGCTCGCCCTCCTCTTCGGCGTGCTCGGCTCCGAGCGCGTGACCCCCTTCCCGTTTAATTTCCTGTTCCGCAGCACGATGTCGGGAATCCGGTCGATTCCGGCGCTGGTGTGGGCACTGATCTACATCCCGCTGGTCGGACTGACGCCGCTGGCAGCGTTGCTCGCCGTCGGAACCGACACGATCGGGAACCTCGGACGACTGTTCACCGACGAACTCGAGGAGATCGAGGACGGCCCGATCGAGGCGATGCAGACGACCGGCGCGAGCCGGCCGCAGGTCATCGTCTTCGGGATGCTGAGTCAGGTCCGGACGTCCTTCATCGCCTGGACGCTGTACATCCTCGAGATCAACGTGCGGGTCGCCGTCTCGCTGGGGATCATCGGTGCCGGCGGGCTCGGGGAGATCCTCGACATCCAACAGGGACTGTTCCAGTTCACCAACGCGATGGCGACGCTGCTGTGTATCTTTGTGCTGATCATCTCCGTCGAACTGTTCAGTCAGCGGATCCGCTCCCGGCTGCGGTCGGACGACGAGACGATGGGGCTGCGCGAGCTAATCCTCGGACTCCCCCAGCGGATCGTCGAGTCGCTCGCCCGCTGA
- a CDS encoding phosphonate ABC transporter ATP-binding protein, whose amino-acid sequence MSNISVENLTKRYGDTVALDDVSFEVPDGEFVVVLGISGSGKSTLLRCVNGLTSPTAGTVTIDDDRITSPRDDIAMIFQSHNIIGQMSAYSNALTGSMGRNGLFDSLLRLQDRDEKIRALEALETVGLLDEAQQRARQMSGGQRQRVGIARALVQRPNVLLADEPVASLDPGSAQQVMNYLRTAAADRGLTAMVSLHQINLARKFGQRFIGLRDGRKVFDGYREDLTVDAIDEIYGDIDTEGMVVIAEDDSRGDSSSALEREGAL is encoded by the coding sequence ATGAGTAATATCTCAGTCGAGAATCTCACGAAGCGCTACGGCGACACCGTCGCACTCGACGACGTTTCGTTCGAGGTTCCGGACGGCGAATTCGTCGTCGTGCTCGGCATCTCCGGATCGGGGAAATCGACGCTGTTGCGGTGCGTAAACGGCCTCACGAGTCCGACTGCTGGCACCGTGACGATCGACGACGACCGGATCACGAGCCCGCGGGACGATATCGCGATGATCTTCCAGAGCCACAACATCATCGGGCAGATGAGCGCGTACTCGAACGCGCTCACGGGGTCGATGGGCCGAAACGGGCTCTTCGACAGCCTCCTCCGGTTACAAGACCGCGATGAGAAGATCCGTGCGCTGGAGGCCCTCGAAACCGTCGGCCTCCTCGACGAGGCCCAGCAGCGGGCGCGGCAGATGAGCGGCGGCCAGCGACAGCGCGTCGGGATCGCTCGAGCGCTCGTCCAGCGGCCGAACGTCTTGCTCGCCGACGAACCGGTCGCCAGTCTGGATCCGGGCAGCGCACAGCAGGTGATGAACTATCTCCGGACTGCCGCCGCCGACCGCGGGCTGACCGCGATGGTGAGTCTCCATCAGATCAATCTCGCCCGGAAGTTCGGCCAGCGGTTTATCGGCCTTCGGGACGGGCGGAAGGTGTTCGACGGCTACCGCGAGGACCTCACCGTCGATGCGATCGACGAAATCTACGGCGACATCGACACCGAGGGGATGGTCGTGATCGCGGAGGACGACTCTCGCGGCGATAGTTCGTCCGCCCTCGAACGCGAGGGGGCCCTGTGA
- a CDS encoding PhnD/SsuA/transferrin family substrate-binding protein, protein MVRMTGERSETRRAVLRSGSAVGLTAMAAGCLGDLGGSGNEITMILTPAESDVDIQSQYRPLIDHIESEVDVTVSLDRASSYAATLQAIRSDRAHLADTSPSAAVAGSDVADVVGVRVAYGAAQYFSLITTTPDSGIEELSDLEGETVAMGSQLSVSGTLVPMTMLKDAGLDTGSAPDGDPVDFESRHSDHSTAAEQLIENPDVAVATTGAFSTAPNVPQEQFDEMSDDFVELSSEYENAGTADEELQLLAVSDPLPRAPIMARSNWDDPIREDVETAILEAEDLSHDDDYEGEELWFSDVVEGSREDYEPIQKVLDELGLEFEDIS, encoded by the coding sequence ATGGTGCGCATGACAGGAGAACGAAGCGAAACGCGGCGAGCCGTCTTGCGTTCGGGGAGCGCCGTCGGTCTCACAGCGATGGCTGCAGGGTGTCTCGGGGATTTGGGGGGCTCCGGAAACGAGATCACGATGATCCTCACCCCCGCGGAGTCGGACGTCGATATTCAATCACAGTATCGACCGCTGATCGATCACATCGAGTCCGAAGTCGACGTGACGGTCTCCCTCGATCGGGCGAGCAGTTACGCGGCGACGCTGCAGGCGATTCGGAGCGATCGCGCACATCTCGCCGACACGTCCCCGTCGGCCGCCGTCGCTGGCAGCGACGTCGCCGACGTCGTGGGGGTACGCGTCGCCTACGGGGCCGCACAGTACTTCTCGCTGATCACGACGACGCCCGACAGCGGTATCGAGGAACTGTCCGATCTCGAGGGGGAGACCGTCGCGATGGGGTCACAGCTCTCCGTTTCGGGCACGCTCGTGCCGATGACGATGCTCAAGGACGCCGGACTGGACACCGGATCCGCACCCGACGGCGATCCGGTCGACTTCGAGTCCCGCCACTCGGATCACAGCACGGCGGCCGAACAACTGATCGAAAACCCGGACGTCGCGGTGGCGACCACGGGTGCGTTCTCGACGGCACCCAACGTCCCGCAGGAGCAGTTCGACGAGATGTCCGACGACTTCGTGGAACTCTCCTCGGAGTACGAGAACGCGGGTACCGCGGACGAGGAACTGCAGTTGCTGGCCGTCTCCGATCCGCTCCCGCGGGCCCCGATCATGGCCCGCTCGAACTGGGACGATCCGATTCGCGAGGACGTCGAGACGGCCATCCTCGAGGCCGAGGATCTCAGCCACGACGACGACTACGAGGGCGAGGAACTCTGGTTCTCCGACGTCGTCGAGGGGAGCCGCGAGGATTACGAACCCATTCAAAAAGTTCTCGACGAACTCGGGCTGGAATTCGAAGACATCTCGTAA
- a CDS encoding UvrD-helicase domain-containing protein — MYAFQEGSGRVAVGSGAGTGKTATLTRVVAETVARMAQPDPGSLTENPFTDILVTTFTRDAAGQLKGQIKKLLREHEENVDTAFDPALWRWLETDSNISTIDSFVGDLLREIASEVHVSPEFDIRDEIETDELLQEIERTLRDDDEYEEALDLLEEALTETSPRRYLFNIHQDLREACYEFPAPGADSGTDIFRTKMQSGLHNDREPPFNGADIRNIVSHVTGIPEGEISEPSDESQKAIGDEYRHNIGFANALDELLDAFEAEYDSRTRESGQLSYQDIVYIVWEYLEHGDSKHLQNSLSDRFSKVFVDEFQDTSYAQCRILSHLITNDENGGDILVIGDVKQSIYSWRSADPEIFAHLLEHAADEEANGDPDRYLEVTDWERAELVTNFRSHPHLVRAGNHLFDRLFQHDGWGAIGTFSTDFQPLRPYRPPTNDDQSHLHVLPLGDVNADEWRQRDPQQTAATIRGLVDNDDIMVGDDDKKRSVKAGDVTLLFRRGKYMEEFRDALDDYGLENAIVAHRGLFAAQEIRFIIDVLDWFAHPHSKDSLLRILRSPVTALSDHTLRFLARHDWNLPYALEEWSDDDLDPDDRERLAGLVDLHNDLRWDREGSKADLIQKIIQHTGLETVLLAGEDAMQRYGNLWVLVELARDWEEEELLPYREFVDRLQRYRDMATSNNETFELAQTADSSNENTVKLRTVHSSKGLEFDVVVLPDLLAGPGGRIQSRDRIQFRDPETRDQEFAVAPRSRDGPVSYNEGPGNNWINLGYRSTLWLAPDRDDMGRFRYDHPFNPAIKDEFGEFWRLLYVAFTRASDHLILPLGNEITYHNEWSSWAHPLLEVFQRRKTWTASENDDPVTFNLEANSMEASDDVPESIPLDIGLLEQPGPPAAEMIGLPDISVSAAEKRDETEFTWDGIPFAPRQLNPSTLNDLIACPRRYQYRALQEVSETRGESPPGNNAPDGVQPTYWGTLVHGAIEALHEDIIVDRWDSKSNSWGENVTNYIELEDEIRDKLETSLESYRESKLWEQVLSATTVLPEYELSAVHPDEPQVHLNGVVDLLLETSSGWKVVDFKTGKKPQTDSYLEKKYKWQLTTYAWLLKEEYDIEVASTELFYVESGDRIEFDTDWTNFSSYLSELPDELRVTSGKGLPVRPDPDPARHTLDELDLESRCGSCPYKSICEVWKS; from the coding sequence ATGTACGCCTTCCAAGAAGGATCTGGTCGGGTCGCAGTTGGATCAGGGGCAGGAACAGGGAAAACAGCCACACTTACCAGAGTTGTCGCGGAGACAGTTGCCCGAATGGCTCAGCCTGATCCAGGGTCATTGACCGAGAACCCGTTCACTGATATTCTTGTTACGACTTTTACCCGAGATGCGGCTGGACAACTGAAAGGCCAAATAAAGAAACTACTCAGAGAGCACGAGGAAAATGTGGACACAGCCTTTGACCCGGCACTTTGGCGATGGCTAGAAACCGACAGTAATATTTCTACGATCGATTCGTTTGTCGGGGATCTCTTGCGTGAGATCGCCTCTGAGGTACATGTTTCCCCTGAGTTTGATATCCGAGACGAGATAGAGACAGATGAACTGTTACAGGAGATTGAGCGGACGCTCCGAGACGATGATGAGTATGAAGAGGCGCTTGACTTGCTTGAAGAGGCGCTAACGGAAACATCCCCACGACGATATCTATTCAATATCCATCAAGATCTTCGTGAAGCGTGCTATGAGTTCCCTGCTCCGGGGGCAGATTCAGGTACTGATATTTTCCGAACTAAAATGCAGTCAGGCCTTCACAACGATCGTGAACCACCATTCAACGGCGCGGACATTAGGAATATTGTTTCCCATGTAACTGGAATCCCGGAGGGCGAAATCTCCGAACCGAGTGATGAGAGCCAAAAAGCAATCGGGGACGAGTATCGGCACAATATTGGATTTGCTAACGCCTTGGATGAGTTGTTGGATGCATTTGAAGCAGAGTACGATTCCCGAACCCGAGAATCCGGACAGCTCTCCTATCAGGATATCGTATATATTGTTTGGGAGTATCTTGAACACGGTGATAGCAAACACCTTCAGAATAGCCTTTCTGATCGCTTCTCTAAGGTTTTTGTTGACGAGTTCCAAGACACCAGTTATGCCCAGTGCCGTATTCTCAGTCACTTAATCACGAACGATGAAAATGGCGGTGACATTCTCGTCATCGGTGACGTCAAACAGTCGATCTACAGTTGGAGATCGGCAGATCCAGAGATATTTGCACATCTGCTTGAACATGCTGCTGATGAGGAAGCTAACGGTGATCCTGACCGCTACTTAGAAGTGACCGACTGGGAGAGGGCCGAGTTGGTAACGAACTTTCGGAGTCATCCTCATCTTGTCCGCGCTGGTAACCACCTGTTTGATCGACTGTTCCAGCATGACGGCTGGGGCGCAATCGGAACATTTTCGACAGACTTCCAGCCATTGCGTCCATACCGTCCTCCCACGAACGATGATCAGAGTCACCTACACGTTCTTCCACTTGGTGACGTAAATGCCGACGAATGGCGTCAGCGTGACCCTCAACAGACAGCTGCGACGATTCGTGGGCTAGTCGATAACGACGATATCATGGTTGGTGATGACGATAAAAAGCGGTCTGTCAAAGCAGGTGATGTCACGCTCCTGTTCCGTCGTGGGAAATACATGGAAGAGTTCCGTGATGCACTTGATGACTACGGGTTAGAGAACGCAATCGTTGCACATCGTGGGCTGTTTGCAGCTCAGGAAATTCGGTTCATTATCGATGTTCTTGATTGGTTTGCTCACCCTCACTCGAAAGACTCGCTATTGCGGATTCTCCGATCGCCAGTAACTGCGTTGTCAGACCATACACTACGATTTCTCGCACGTCATGACTGGAACCTACCGTATGCGCTCGAAGAGTGGTCAGACGACGACTTAGATCCAGACGACCGCGAGCGATTAGCAGGGCTCGTTGACTTGCACAACGATCTCCGTTGGGACCGAGAGGGATCAAAGGCGGACCTTATCCAGAAAATCATTCAGCACACTGGACTCGAAACTGTACTGTTGGCGGGCGAAGATGCGATGCAACGGTATGGGAATCTCTGGGTTCTCGTTGAATTAGCTCGTGACTGGGAAGAAGAAGAATTGCTTCCGTATCGAGAATTTGTCGATCGACTCCAACGATACCGCGATATGGCAACCTCAAACAATGAAACATTTGAACTCGCCCAAACGGCGGATAGTAGTAACGAAAATACGGTTAAGCTACGGACGGTCCACAGTTCGAAGGGATTAGAATTCGACGTTGTTGTCCTTCCAGATCTTTTAGCTGGCCCAGGAGGGCGAATCCAAAGTCGAGATCGTATTCAATTTCGTGACCCAGAGACCCGCGATCAGGAATTTGCGGTCGCGCCACGCTCACGAGATGGACCAGTATCATATAATGAAGGGCCAGGAAACAATTGGATCAACTTAGGGTATCGCTCGACGTTGTGGCTTGCTCCAGACCGGGATGATATGGGCCGGTTCAGGTATGACCATCCGTTCAATCCGGCTATCAAAGATGAGTTTGGTGAGTTTTGGCGCTTGCTTTACGTAGCCTTCACGCGGGCGAGCGATCACCTCATTCTCCCACTTGGGAATGAAATTACATATCATAATGAGTGGTCATCATGGGCACATCCATTGTTAGAGGTGTTCCAGCGTAGAAAGACTTGGACGGCATCTGAAAATGATGATCCGGTAACGTTCAATCTTGAGGCAAATAGTATGGAAGCCTCCGACGATGTGCCAGAATCGATACCGCTGGATATCGGGTTATTAGAACAGCCTGGGCCACCAGCCGCAGAGATGATTGGGCTTCCAGATATTTCTGTATCAGCAGCCGAAAAAAGAGACGAGACTGAGTTTACATGGGACGGTATTCCGTTTGCGCCACGTCAGCTGAACCCATCGACATTAAACGATCTCATTGCATGTCCACGACGCTATCAGTACCGGGCACTACAGGAGGTGAGCGAAACGCGAGGAGAGTCTCCACCGGGAAACAATGCACCAGATGGTGTGCAACCAACGTATTGGGGGACACTTGTTCATGGAGCGATAGAGGCATTGCATGAGGATATCATTGTAGATAGATGGGACTCTAAGAGTAATAGCTGGGGGGAAAATGTAACGAACTATATTGAACTGGAAGACGAAATCCGAGATAAGTTGGAAACAAGCCTTGAAAGCTATCGTGAGTCTAAACTGTGGGAACAAGTGTTGTCAGCTACGACAGTGTTACCGGAGTACGAATTATCGGCAGTCCATCCTGATGAGCCACAGGTTCATCTTAACGGGGTCGTCGATCTATTGTTAGAAACGAGTTCCGGCTGGAAGGTTGTTGACTTTAAGACTGGAAAAAAGCCACAGACAGATTCTTATTTGGAGAAAAAGTATAAATGGCAATTGACGACATATGCTTGGTTGCTAAAAGAGGAATACGACATTGAAGTCGCATCGACAGAGTTATTCTATGTGGAAAGTGGTGATCGGATTGAATTCGATACAGACTGGACTAACTTCAGTTCGTATCTCTCTGAACTACCGGATGAATTGCGAGTGACGTCTGGAAAAGGATTACCTGTCCGACCGGATCCTGACCCAGCGAGACATACCTTAGATGAATTAGATCTGGAATCTCGGTGTGGTAGTTGCCCATATAAGAGCATCTGTGAAGTTTGGAAAAGCTAG
- a CDS encoding DNA adenine methylase → MADPILRWAGGKRQMIDDILSRLPPLTDFNDYYEPFFGGGAVFFELEPSNGHINDINPTLINFYKQFRDNLDYIITANNRLDDDLSRFNSEEKMKDFYYTRRREFNELQNGRCEDKLREAVLFLFLNRTCWNGLYRTNEDGDFNVPMKSKIIKTESIKGNLKRGHYALQNTTITSKDFTFIEKEVGKNDLVFLDPPYQQQSDARHFDEYQPGGFDEERQKELRDIALKLHRRGAIVMITNSHDAKNLYTNHDEFHENFRIKPIKASRSINSDSSQRSQLGDTDIIVTNSPQFWDHKDFDNFR, encoded by the coding sequence ATGGCAGATCCGATCTTACGCTGGGCTGGCGGCAAACGCCAGATGATTGACGATATTTTGTCTCGCCTTCCGCCGTTAACAGATTTCAACGACTATTATGAACCATTCTTTGGCGGTGGAGCTGTATTCTTTGAGTTAGAGCCAAGTAACGGCCATATCAATGATATCAATCCCACTCTGATAAACTTCTACAAGCAATTCCGGGATAATCTCGATTATATAATTACTGCAAACAACCGCCTAGATGACGATCTCAGTCGTTTCAACTCTGAAGAGAAAATGAAGGACTTCTACTACACCCGCCGACGGGAATTTAACGAACTGCAAAATGGCCGTTGTGAAGATAAACTGCGCGAAGCGGTATTATTTTTATTCCTAAACCGTACATGCTGGAATGGACTCTATCGAACGAACGAAGATGGAGATTTTAACGTACCGATGAAGAGTAAGATAATCAAGACAGAGTCTATCAAAGGAAATCTAAAACGTGGCCATTACGCACTTCAGAACACCACCATCACTTCAAAGGATTTCACGTTTATCGAAAAGGAAGTCGGTAAAAATGATTTGGTGTTCTTGGATCCGCCGTACCAGCAACAGTCGGATGCACGCCATTTCGACGAGTATCAACCAGGTGGCTTCGATGAAGAACGACAGAAAGAGTTACGTGATATTGCATTAAAACTTCATCGTCGGGGAGCTATCGTTATGATAACGAATTCCCATGATGCAAAGAATCTCTATACGAATCATGACGAATTTCATGAGAACTTTAGAATAAAACCGATCAAAGCATCTCGATCGATAAATAGTGACTCGTCTCAGCGGTCGCAACTCGGGGATACCGATATTATCGTCACCAATAGTCCTCAATTTTGGGATCATAAGGACTTCGACAATTTCCGGTGA
- a CDS encoding ATP-binding protein, whose amino-acid sequence MSQFYQNADPDRAQLLPTKDTLTALKSDVTLESAILELCDNSLDAWKRSNERTGKAHIDIDINEHGERTELIVRDTAGGVPRDDAAMLFGLGKTAKDQVSGAIGTFGVGAKKSLVNLGLPFQIRSRDKTADVGWTYRITEDWFNDDEDWTVPVHDAEDIQPGTTEILIEDLNYNWNEETEQELRNRLGEAYNMFLSDEMQALRGTNYDLEIIVNGEKVEPEGIPNWSFSPFDGLHPRRYKNIELNIAEFDAPVYLHITVGLLTKKSNRAAGTDIYCQERKVASRLRNAEGGFGSGQDRLGNFNPRHQRLKVIVELETDGDGQVLPWDTQKSSIDKHNPFMRGTDDCKGVYNWLRRTVQSYFDLDADRVPQAFLEPYDEDHPAAINDGKPKVHDYSDRTQVVKQHRPDTDLSDIKLITRKAQADAQLQITREDVLDEAQVDAYIMQLERESDRNRENLVTVSSAPAEVATEHPHEISGQISELARVHHHNGVYYPNDLPEWQTARYDAHMSRHGKKDLRDLSEAPDDLPATLGELDGQDGDDLATNNQGPTVYTADKLEDPSKSTEEAEIFLVLGGDTEDERGSRVMETTRKELTNQLNIGNSSTDEVLWEELREHLKESLD is encoded by the coding sequence ATGTCCCAGTTTTATCAGAATGCAGATCCTGATCGGGCTCAACTTCTCCCCACAAAGGATACCCTAACCGCTTTGAAATCCGACGTAACTCTCGAATCAGCTATTTTAGAATTATGTGATAATTCCCTTGATGCTTGGAAAAGATCGAATGAACGGACGGGAAAAGCACACATAGATATAGACATAAACGAACATGGGGAACGAACGGAGCTCATCGTTCGTGATACGGCAGGCGGCGTCCCGCGGGACGACGCAGCAATGCTATTTGGTTTAGGAAAAACTGCAAAAGATCAGGTTTCTGGGGCAATTGGTACGTTCGGTGTCGGAGCAAAAAAGAGCCTGGTGAATCTTGGTCTCCCATTCCAGATCCGGTCGCGTGACAAGACAGCAGATGTTGGTTGGACCTATCGTATTACAGAAGACTGGTTCAATGATGACGAGGACTGGACTGTCCCAGTACATGACGCCGAAGATATCCAACCCGGAACAACCGAAATCCTCATTGAAGATCTAAATTATAATTGGAATGAGGAGACAGAACAAGAACTGCGAAACCGGCTCGGAGAGGCATATAATATGTTTTTGAGCGATGAAATGCAGGCGCTCCGTGGAACGAACTATGATCTGGAAATTATCGTGAACGGAGAGAAAGTCGAGCCCGAAGGGATCCCCAATTGGTCGTTCTCACCGTTTGATGGCCTTCATCCTCGACGGTATAAAAATATCGAACTAAATATTGCGGAATTCGACGCCCCTGTTTACCTCCACATTACAGTCGGCCTGTTAACAAAGAAAAGCAACCGAGCGGCTGGAACGGATATCTACTGTCAAGAACGGAAAGTCGCAAGCCGACTCCGCAATGCAGAAGGCGGATTCGGCAGTGGACAAGATCGACTTGGCAACTTTAATCCCCGCCATCAACGGTTGAAGGTGATCGTCGAATTGGAAACAGATGGTGATGGTCAAGTACTTCCGTGGGATACCCAAAAATCATCGATCGATAAGCACAATCCGTTTATGAGGGGTACTGACGATTGCAAGGGCGTGTATAATTGGCTGCGGCGCACTGTACAGTCGTATTTTGATCTCGATGCCGACCGTGTTCCGCAAGCGTTCCTAGAACCGTATGATGAGGATCACCCTGCTGCAATCAACGACGGCAAACCGAAGGTGCACGATTATTCCGATCGAACTCAAGTGGTCAAACAACATCGGCCTGATACTGACCTCTCAGACATCAAATTAATCACACGAAAAGCACAGGCAGATGCACAGCTTCAGATCACCCGTGAGGACGTCTTGGATGAGGCGCAGGTTGATGCCTATATCATGCAACTTGAGCGAGAAAGTGATCGCAACCGTGAAAACCTAGTCACTGTCTCTTCAGCACCAGCAGAGGTAGCCACTGAACATCCCCATGAGATTTCCGGGCAGATCAGTGAGTTAGCCCGTGTGCACCATCACAACGGTGTTTATTACCCCAATGATCTTCCAGAATGGCAAACCGCACGGTATGATGCACATATGAGCCGACACGGAAAGAAAGATCTCCGAGACCTTTCCGAGGCACCAGATGATCTCCCAGCCACGCTTGGCGAACTCGATGGTCAAGATGGAGATGATTTAGCAACGAACAATCAGGGTCCAACAGTCTATACAGCTGATAAACTTGAAGACCCCTCGAAATCAACTGAAGAAGCTGAGATATTCTTGGTTCTCGGCGGCGACACTGAGGACGAGCGCGGCTCAAGGGTTATGGAGACTACCAGAAAGGAATTGACCAACCAGTTGAATATTGGCAACTCGTCAACAGATGAGGTACTCTGGGAAGAACTCAGAGAACACCTCAAAGAGTCCTTGGACTGA
- a CDS encoding FaeA/PapI family transcriptional regulator, with the protein MSDGPGRKPTITDDDILDVFRSSSDPVLTTSEIASHFDITHRGVRDRLENLEQENKLKCKKVGARGMVWWYPGYTSTPEEP; encoded by the coding sequence ATGAGCGACGGACCTGGCCGTAAGCCGACGATCACTGACGACGATATCCTGGACGTGTTTCGCTCGTCTTCTGATCCAGTTTTGACTACGTCAGAGATTGCATCTCACTTCGACATCACGCATAGAGGAGTCCGAGATCGATTAGAGAATTTAGAGCAAGAAAATAAGCTTAAATGTAAGAAGGTTGGTGCTCGTGGGATGGTCTGGTGGTATCCTGGGTATACATCGACACCTGAAGAACCATAA
- a CDS encoding DUF7344 domain-containing protein — protein sequence MGYDNYSDDFLSRVYHSLRAQRRRYVIELVAKCNDELSVRILAKEITAREQDVPVDRATGEPYRNVYNALSQTHLSTLSDVNIIIYDSERQVVVAGSNLTIALLLNNLNEIALQTLQSQGYTNKD from the coding sequence ATGGGCTACGACAATTACAGTGATGACTTTCTCTCGCGGGTCTATCACTCGCTCAGAGCACAGCGCCGTCGATACGTGATCGAGTTGGTGGCAAAGTGTAACGATGAGCTCTCGGTTCGAATTCTCGCTAAGGAAATCACTGCGCGGGAACAAGACGTTCCGGTGGATAGAGCGACTGGTGAACCCTATCGGAACGTATACAATGCACTCTCTCAGACGCATCTATCGACCCTTTCAGACGTCAATATCATCATCTATGACTCCGAGAGACAGGTTGTTGTTGCAGGATCTAATCTCACGATCGCACTTCTCTTGAACAATCTCAACGAGATTGCGCTCCAGACGTTACAAAGTCAGGGATATACGAATAAAGATTGA